From the Microbacterium sp. W4I4 genome, one window contains:
- a CDS encoding glycosyl hydrolase family 28-related protein produces MFDVRDYGAVGDGVTDDSAAFAAALALGDTYMPEGTYKLESTVTIPAGRQLMGSGAKTSTILVTTDITALSWTGGQGESLRNFRLRSWFVGTRAVWDIDVTNPTKTVFEDLEIDGATGVSGTCGIRLRGDNSAPGAHFMPQLTRVWIRNGRLVVNQVSDGHMSDSYVWANNIVDGPAIELSNIADGWSFNNVDTVPGTGSGASYSFTNVHNVVINGGYSDGSYNDIMTGYGIKAMNSGLIFVAGWRTYNLGRTGIHLTNTHNCSFSTIGFQQSNKADGGYPDIELIGSSGNTFHGTEHSQPVIHSAKGQIYREDTGSNHNSFDNAAIVMVSGNQYGTPYFQGNPATIGASCRPRSLWARHASAANVIFPPASMLSIPAPAAWPGSETVIAHRLHIPTGAVYSLAQFRVDSGSGAMQVALLKLGSGGSWTRVLTSGSVACATGDKVQGISAAYVEAGEYALALWCDNATATFRYGSNSGLTASRATASWVSAGGIGVSGVLTWGSPRYVGGLALAN; encoded by the coding sequence ATGTTCGATGTGCGCGACTATGGAGCAGTAGGTGACGGAGTCACCGATGATTCCGCCGCTTTCGCTGCGGCTCTGGCCTTGGGCGATACCTACATGCCCGAAGGTACCTACAAGCTCGAATCGACCGTCACCATCCCAGCGGGCAGGCAGCTGATGGGATCAGGTGCTAAGACCTCGACGATCCTTGTCACTACCGATATCACCGCGTTGAGTTGGACGGGCGGCCAGGGCGAGTCGCTACGCAACTTCCGGTTGCGATCCTGGTTCGTGGGAACTCGCGCCGTATGGGACATCGATGTGACGAACCCGACCAAGACCGTCTTCGAGGATCTCGAGATCGACGGCGCCACCGGCGTGTCAGGAACTTGCGGCATTCGACTTCGTGGAGACAACTCTGCCCCCGGTGCTCACTTCATGCCGCAGCTGACGCGGGTCTGGATCAGGAACGGGCGCCTGGTCGTCAATCAAGTGAGCGACGGACATATGTCCGACAGCTATGTCTGGGCCAACAACATCGTGGACGGGCCCGCGATCGAACTCTCGAACATCGCTGACGGCTGGTCCTTCAATAATGTCGATACTGTGCCCGGAACAGGAAGCGGCGCCTCATATAGCTTCACGAATGTGCACAACGTCGTCATCAATGGCGGTTACTCAGATGGCTCGTACAACGACATCATGACAGGTTATGGTATCAAAGCCATGAACTCCGGATTGATCTTCGTTGCCGGATGGCGGACGTACAACCTGGGGCGCACGGGGATTCATCTCACCAACACCCACAACTGTTCGTTTAGCACCATCGGATTCCAGCAGAGCAATAAGGCTGATGGCGGATACCCGGACATCGAGTTGATCGGCTCGAGTGGAAACACATTCCACGGTACTGAGCACTCCCAACCTGTCATCCATTCGGCAAAGGGACAGATCTATCGGGAGGATACCGGTTCGAACCACAACTCATTCGACAATGCCGCGATCGTCATGGTGTCCGGAAACCAGTACGGGACCCCCTATTTCCAGGGGAATCCTGCAACGATCGGCGCCTCCTGCCGGCCACGATCCCTATGGGCACGTCACGCGAGTGCAGCGAACGTAATCTTTCCTCCTGCTTCAATGCTTTCAATTCCGGCACCCGCCGCGTGGCCCGGATCGGAGACCGTGATCGCGCACCGCTTGCACATTCCGACGGGGGCGGTGTACTCGCTTGCCCAGTTTCGGGTTGATTCCGGTTCAGGCGCAATGCAGGTCGCGCTGCTGAAGTTGGGGTCGGGCGGATCATGGACTCGCGTCCTCACCTCAGGGAGCGTCGCATGCGCGACAGGCGATAAGGTCCAGGGGATCTCAGCTGCGTATGTCGAGGCCGGCGAGTACGCGCTTGCGCTGTGGTGTGACAACGCCACTGCGACCTTCAGGTACGGCAGCAACTCCGGGCTCACCGCCTCGCGGGCTACGGCATCATGGGTCAGCGCAGGGGGGATCGGCGTCTCCGGAGTGCTCACCTGGGGCTCACCTCGGTATGTTGGCGGACTCGCTCTGGCGAACTGA
- a CDS encoding Gfo/Idh/MocA family protein translates to MLGTPFEKHDVVRVAIVGLGSRQSTLLSSLVKIAGARVEALCDLNADRVSKFAESIRVAGHEVPHLYSGPDALQNLRADAGRVDLAIIATAWTDHAWIAIDLMNAGLHVAVEVPAAVTIEDCWALVDASERTKRHCVMLENCSYGDEELLMLNMVRAGVFGELVHADASYIHDLRNYYLEKPWRLHARAIRNGNLYPTHGLAPVANYLQINRGDRFVTMASLSSAAIGLQSYFREIGHEPEEAYVAGDMNVSILRTARGRTVMLQHDEVSPRPYNRHNVISGDKGYASGFANEVYLQSEIPALGIPVSHDPQPLDAMREQYEHRFWALNREQALLGGHGGIDYIMLWRLIDTMLNGREPDMDVYDAAVLSSIGPLSERSNGELAFVDVPDFTRGRWADERVAYM, encoded by the coding sequence ATGCTAGGTACTCCGTTTGAGAAGCACGACGTCGTTCGAGTCGCAATCGTCGGTCTCGGTTCGCGTCAGTCCACGCTGCTGTCATCTCTCGTGAAGATCGCGGGTGCGCGGGTCGAGGCGCTGTGCGATCTCAACGCGGATCGCGTGTCCAAGTTCGCCGAGAGCATCAGAGTTGCTGGTCATGAGGTCCCCCACCTCTACTCCGGCCCCGATGCGCTGCAGAACCTGCGCGCCGATGCGGGACGTGTCGATCTTGCGATCATCGCCACCGCGTGGACGGATCACGCATGGATTGCGATTGATCTCATGAATGCCGGTCTGCACGTGGCCGTGGAGGTTCCCGCGGCTGTGACGATCGAAGACTGCTGGGCTTTGGTGGATGCTTCTGAGCGGACGAAGCGCCATTGCGTCATGCTCGAGAACTGCAGCTACGGCGACGAAGAACTTCTCATGCTCAACATGGTGCGCGCGGGAGTCTTCGGCGAACTCGTACATGCGGACGCCAGCTACATCCATGACCTCCGAAACTATTATCTCGAGAAGCCGTGGCGCCTGCATGCTCGCGCGATTCGAAACGGCAACCTCTACCCGACGCACGGGCTTGCCCCGGTCGCAAACTATCTGCAGATCAATCGGGGTGACCGCTTCGTGACCATGGCGTCGCTCAGTTCGGCTGCCATCGGGCTTCAGTCGTACTTTCGCGAAATCGGTCATGAGCCAGAAGAGGCGTATGTGGCCGGCGACATGAACGTGTCGATTCTGCGTACCGCTCGAGGACGCACTGTCATGCTCCAGCACGACGAGGTCAGCCCGCGCCCCTACAACCGGCACAACGTCATCTCGGGTGACAAAGGTTACGCAAGTGGATTCGCCAATGAGGTCTACCTGCAATCGGAGATTCCCGCACTTGGCATCCCGGTGAGCCACGATCCGCAACCGTTGGACGCTATGCGAGAACAGTACGAGCATCGATTCTGGGCGCTGAACCGTGAGCAGGCGCTCCTCGGCGGCCACGGCGGGATCGACTACATCATGTTGTGGCGCCTCATCGACACGATGCTGAATGGACGAGAGCCCGATATGGATGTCTATGACGCCGCTGTTCTGAGTTCGATTGGCCCGCTCAGCGAGCGGTCGAACGGCGAACTCGCCTTCGTTGACGTGCCCGATTTTACGCGCGGTCGATGGGCGGATGAACGAGTGGCGTACATGTGA
- a CDS encoding carbohydrate ABC transporter permease, protein MTGTFISYRQRRNGLSAARLLLPVAWALSLTVPFFYLVVISLRTRHEFATDPLGLPAAPVWMNYVQAWERGNFMSAFVNNLVVSVVTVFSVVIIGSIAGYAIARWRGRGGTMLYIFFVFGLIVPFQLGLPMLYRLWAQVGLVDSLAGVIIIQIATSLPFAIFLYAGFLLAVPQELEDSARVDGASEWRTFISIVFPLLRPATATVIIISAISVWNDLLVALFFLQSAEKLTLGKATLGLMNTFNSDVPVVFAAAVITLIPVIILFVSLQRFFISGLTHGALRG, encoded by the coding sequence GTGACCGGAACATTTATCTCCTACCGCCAGCGGCGGAACGGTCTCAGCGCCGCACGGTTGCTGCTTCCGGTCGCGTGGGCGCTCAGTCTCACGGTGCCGTTCTTCTACCTTGTCGTGATCTCGTTGCGCACTCGGCATGAATTCGCGACCGATCCGCTGGGTCTCCCCGCAGCGCCGGTCTGGATGAACTACGTCCAGGCGTGGGAGCGCGGGAACTTCATGAGCGCGTTCGTCAACAACCTTGTCGTGTCAGTTGTGACGGTCTTCAGTGTGGTCATCATCGGGTCGATCGCCGGTTACGCGATCGCGCGCTGGCGGGGGCGGGGCGGCACGATGCTGTACATCTTCTTTGTTTTCGGACTCATCGTTCCGTTTCAGCTCGGCCTGCCGATGCTCTATCGACTCTGGGCGCAGGTGGGGCTGGTCGATTCTCTGGCCGGAGTCATTATTATCCAGATCGCAACGAGCCTCCCTTTCGCGATCTTCCTGTACGCGGGGTTCCTCCTCGCGGTGCCGCAAGAGCTCGAAGATTCGGCTCGCGTGGACGGCGCGAGCGAGTGGCGCACTTTCATCAGCATCGTGTTTCCGCTGCTGCGACCGGCCACAGCCACAGTCATCATCATCTCTGCGATCTCGGTCTGGAACGATCTTCTCGTCGCGCTCTTCTTCCTGCAGAGCGCGGAGAAGCTCACGCTAGGGAAGGCGACACTCGGGCTCATGAACACTTTCAACAGCGACGTTCCGGTTGTGTTCGCTGCCGCGGTGATCACGCTCATCCCCGTGATCATCTTGTTTGTTTCACTGCAGCGCTTCTTTATCTCGGGCCTCACCCACGGCGCGCTGCGCGGATGA
- a CDS encoding twin-arginine translocation signal domain-containing protein: MISRRGFLQASAVGLGLSAVSGASEFRVGADPRHFNYEFALESPAPGIASGVALFAHVAPRLGAWFPLAGMVNDPSKGTVVHLYHRQRYVYVRKAPSVSPMEVTALDTQSFTLTTVRGHRDGAGVHTRFSFSRRTLTVSGTKSDAYEESQQWSARQTWREFANSISAAGVGSA, from the coding sequence GTGATCAGCCGTCGAGGGTTTCTGCAAGCGTCGGCCGTCGGGCTCGGCCTGAGTGCCGTCTCCGGCGCGTCTGAGTTTAGAGTTGGCGCCGACCCGCGCCATTTCAACTACGAGTTCGCTCTCGAATCTCCCGCGCCTGGCATCGCTTCGGGGGTCGCGTTGTTCGCACACGTGGCACCCCGCCTGGGGGCGTGGTTTCCTCTCGCCGGAATGGTGAATGACCCAAGCAAGGGCACGGTCGTTCACCTCTACCATCGTCAGCGGTATGTGTACGTTCGCAAAGCGCCAAGTGTGAGCCCCATGGAGGTGACGGCGCTCGATACGCAGTCATTCACGCTGACCACGGTGCGCGGTCACCGCGATGGTGCGGGGGTGCACACACGCTTCTCGTTTTCACGACGCACACTGACGGTGAGTGGAACAAAGTCCGATGCCTACGAGGAGAGCCAGCAGTGGTCCGCAAGGCAGACGTGGCGAGAGTTCGCCAACTCCATCTCTGCCGCAGGAGTCGGCAGCGCCTGA
- a CDS encoding DUF4038 domain-containing protein: protein MIVQKWQVAEITLHSSVDYESPFTEVDVTATFTSPRGETITRPAFWDGGDVWKVRFAPDDVGGWQYTTETSDRSNAGLTQTGVVIGTPYRGNLDVYKHGFLKVSESGRDLAFADGKPFFYLDDTHRFLSQEQWAGSDVPGVDSQFKAIIDKRVEQGYTAIQSEPDGHRLSLCNASCTVPDLTLLKDYDKKVEYIASKGLVHNMGLGAYHHTAELTEQGAERLARLFVARYGAYPVTWFTAQEVDLAPVDLQSVWMAAAEEIDRADDYNHPQSVHQSAGVPKSPWVEQPWHDFTMIQGGHNTLPSLAHYKQSWDYSPVKPFLESELNYEGLRAQIDASTVRMGAYRAILAGGLGYSYGAQGIWNVSLAGYGQNVSWWDGLHAAGGEDMGILKDVFTSLDWSHFEPRFTDPAWVAYAHAGSSALASVGSDSYLGYFYNRDPATGLLKQLDTDHAYRATWIDPSTGSRTVAAANVTPSTAGTWCMPPKPTEADWLLLVEKAGSLTTAPAPEPECAGTDDGAMPNPVGEWHFDAVNNGLVEDASGAGNDAALHGGASIVPRGIAGGALSLDGVDGFAEIADTPELDGFPEFTLSVWANLNGVPGANVTPLGKEDSVGAGGGARFLVLPTGAGHFVAATSGSPWYSAIAVFSQPLTPGAWKHLVAVYDGQQYRMYVDGVETGASGRVSGTLKDIEDPWRFGHKSADNLAFMDGLVDEARIYDRALTDEQVTDLYQSYLG from the coding sequence GTGATTGTGCAGAAGTGGCAGGTAGCTGAGATCACCCTGCACAGCTCCGTCGACTACGAATCGCCGTTCACCGAAGTGGATGTGACGGCGACCTTCACGAGCCCGCGGGGCGAGACCATCACCCGACCGGCCTTTTGGGACGGTGGCGACGTGTGGAAGGTGCGCTTCGCGCCCGACGATGTCGGCGGATGGCAATACACGACCGAGACCAGCGATCGATCCAATGCAGGACTTACGCAAACCGGCGTTGTCATCGGGACGCCGTATCGTGGCAACTTGGACGTGTACAAGCACGGTTTTCTGAAGGTGAGCGAGAGTGGTAGAGATCTCGCTTTCGCAGACGGTAAGCCATTCTTCTATCTGGACGACACGCATCGGTTCCTCAGCCAGGAACAGTGGGCAGGGAGTGACGTCCCCGGGGTGGACTCGCAGTTCAAAGCGATAATCGACAAGCGAGTGGAGCAGGGCTACACCGCGATTCAATCAGAACCCGATGGGCACAGGCTCTCGCTCTGCAACGCGTCGTGCACTGTGCCCGATCTGACCCTGCTGAAGGATTATGACAAGAAGGTCGAGTACATCGCCTCGAAGGGCCTCGTTCACAATATGGGACTCGGCGCATACCACCACACAGCCGAGCTCACTGAACAGGGCGCCGAGCGTCTGGCACGACTCTTCGTCGCCCGATACGGTGCGTACCCTGTGACGTGGTTCACCGCTCAGGAGGTCGACCTCGCGCCTGTGGATCTTCAGTCGGTCTGGATGGCGGCAGCGGAAGAGATCGACCGGGCGGACGACTACAACCATCCGCAGTCGGTTCATCAGTCCGCGGGCGTCCCGAAGTCGCCGTGGGTGGAGCAGCCGTGGCATGACTTCACGATGATTCAGGGCGGCCACAACACGCTTCCCTCACTAGCCCACTACAAGCAGTCGTGGGACTACTCGCCCGTGAAGCCGTTCCTCGAAAGCGAGCTCAACTACGAGGGTCTGCGTGCGCAGATCGACGCGTCGACCGTGCGGATGGGTGCGTATAGGGCGATCCTCGCGGGTGGTCTCGGTTACTCGTACGGGGCACAGGGCATCTGGAACGTCAGCCTCGCCGGATACGGACAGAACGTTTCTTGGTGGGACGGACTGCATGCCGCGGGTGGGGAGGACATGGGCATCCTGAAGGACGTGTTCACTTCGCTCGACTGGTCGCATTTCGAGCCGCGTTTCACTGATCCGGCGTGGGTGGCGTACGCGCACGCCGGTTCCAGCGCGCTGGCATCGGTGGGGAGCGATTCGTACCTCGGGTATTTCTACAACCGCGACCCCGCAACGGGATTGCTGAAGCAGCTCGACACCGACCACGCGTACCGGGCGACCTGGATCGATCCCAGCACTGGTTCCCGGACGGTTGCGGCGGCGAACGTAACACCCAGCACTGCAGGTACCTGGTGCATGCCGCCTAAGCCGACGGAGGCAGACTGGCTGCTTCTTGTCGAGAAGGCCGGTTCGCTCACGACCGCTCCCGCTCCGGAACCGGAATGCGCAGGTACGGACGACGGCGCCATGCCGAACCCGGTAGGCGAATGGCATTTCGACGCCGTCAACAACGGGCTCGTCGAAGACGCGTCAGGCGCCGGAAACGATGCTGCACTGCACGGTGGCGCCAGCATTGTCCCGCGCGGCATCGCGGGGGGCGCTCTCTCGCTTGATGGGGTCGATGGCTTTGCCGAGATCGCGGACACGCCCGAACTCGACGGGTTCCCAGAGTTCACTCTTTCGGTATGGGCGAACCTGAATGGGGTTCCTGGTGCGAACGTCACTCCGCTGGGCAAGGAGGACTCCGTTGGTGCAGGTGGTGGGGCTCGGTTCCTCGTACTTCCGACGGGGGCTGGCCACTTCGTCGCTGCCACTAGCGGGTCTCCGTGGTACTCGGCGATCGCCGTCTTCAGTCAGCCACTCACACCAGGCGCATGGAAGCACCTGGTTGCCGTCTACGACGGCCAGCAGTATCGCATGTATGTTGATGGTGTCGAGACAGGCGCGAGCGGACGAGTAAGCGGGACGCTCAAGGACATCGAGGACCCCTGGCGATTCGGGCACAAGTCGGCAGACAACCTCGCGTTCATGGACGGTCTCGTAGACGAAGCGCGGATTTATGATCGGGCTCTCACCGACGAGCAAGTCACCGACCTGTACCAGTCCTACCTCGGCTGA
- a CDS encoding SDR family oxidoreductase — MNIQLDPRDNEFRGRRVVITGAGGGLGRLLVSAFADRGAEVIACDRSASALAGVQAHQRKVFDLVDTAAVAHAAEEIVRDATPDIVVNNAGASSADSAASLTLDAIRKEIDLNLTGVMTLTARCAEAMGAAERGSIVFVSSVNALQHFGNPAYSAAKAGINAYSRALAVEYGRQGLRSNVVCPGSIHTAAWDHRIARDSEILDRVRRLYPLARLVRPSEVVETVLFLASPRASGITGVALPVDAGLTAGSLPFLDELVR, encoded by the coding sequence ATGAACATCCAGCTCGACCCAAGGGACAACGAGTTCCGCGGTCGCCGCGTAGTGATCACCGGGGCCGGAGGAGGCTTGGGCAGGTTGCTCGTAAGCGCTTTCGCCGATCGTGGGGCAGAAGTCATCGCGTGTGACAGATCAGCTTCAGCACTCGCGGGAGTACAGGCGCACCAACGAAAAGTCTTTGATCTCGTCGACACCGCGGCGGTAGCCCACGCGGCTGAGGAGATCGTGCGCGACGCTACGCCCGACATTGTGGTCAACAACGCGGGTGCGAGCTCCGCGGACAGTGCGGCATCTCTCACGCTCGATGCCATCCGTAAGGAAATCGATCTCAATCTCACCGGTGTCATGACCTTGACCGCTCGATGCGCTGAAGCTATGGGGGCGGCGGAGCGTGGTTCAATCGTTTTCGTTTCGTCGGTGAACGCGCTTCAGCACTTCGGGAATCCCGCCTATTCCGCAGCGAAAGCGGGAATCAATGCCTACTCACGCGCTCTCGCCGTTGAGTACGGACGGCAGGGGCTGCGATCCAACGTGGTCTGCCCCGGATCGATTCACACCGCTGCCTGGGATCATCGAATCGCGCGCGACTCGGAGATTCTCGATCGGGTGCGCAGGCTGTACCCGTTGGCCCGTCTTGTCCGCCCGTCGGAAGTCGTTGAGACGGTCTTGTTCTTGGCGTCCCCGCGAGCGAGTGGCATTACCGGAGTGGCGTTGCCAGTCGACGCGGGCCTTACCGCCGGCAGCCTGCCCTTTCTCGACGAACTTGTGCGGTGA
- a CDS encoding glycoside hydrolase family 36 protein: protein MTMSHFHPEIVEVQIEASDTSSLAWTLRPTGDSGEDRFVVVVENNGEHPVEVNWIDVILRARIAPTDDVRVLELGLQSTDLDVGVVSVPDGGSYCSEHVAVVSLDGQRHLVTGYATSTRFLTSVRTTRTSSTTLSFVATCLTDAIAIEPGQTITSEALVLITGPSAHEVLARYGDACSELMGVRSRFAEPPTGWLSWYCFYGEVTEEDVLRQLDTLASEYSYARPKYVVIDSGWYPESGWGDWEPNSKFPHGMKWLADRIREAGFAPGLWFSPLLVSATSRLARERPELLLRQSDGRPVATMGTAIWDHAAEGATGAGVDVVEDAETVRFALDLGSDSVHAWLEELFNRVRHEWGYEFVKLDFLIRALVTDRGLSPDRPGRGHDVVRHSGVTAVEGYRRALRTVRRAVGEDCFILGCAAPLVASAGDLIDANRMTPDITRRNYGDAPLPDRPSSWELVLMCARSLALRYAFNGRIGWNDSDVLIVRDRPLPGISDSFSPTVAEAQVWTTIVAAAGGITFLGDDLSRLTAERRELTRLAFPPLPTAATPWDLLSAPAPRIWVNSSASLGHSQPARIAVINWSDDQEVVDVPIAALEAAGVDAQYGISAVDLWSGEKTTHGPLPSRGLSVPLAGRSVRWLQVLPMRRPWSDQGRVDASRLR from the coding sequence ATGACAATGTCGCACTTTCATCCCGAAATCGTCGAAGTTCAGATCGAAGCATCCGACACCTCGAGTCTCGCGTGGACCCTAAGACCGACTGGAGACAGCGGCGAAGACCGCTTCGTAGTTGTCGTCGAGAACAACGGCGAGCATCCCGTGGAGGTTAACTGGATCGACGTGATCCTGCGCGCTCGAATCGCCCCCACCGACGACGTTCGCGTACTAGAGCTGGGGTTGCAATCAACCGATCTCGACGTAGGAGTCGTCAGCGTCCCGGACGGTGGCTCATACTGTTCCGAGCATGTCGCAGTCGTCTCCCTCGACGGCCAGCGACACCTTGTCACGGGTTACGCAACGTCCACTCGATTCCTTACATCGGTGCGCACGACCCGGACCTCCAGCACGACTCTGAGTTTCGTCGCCACTTGTCTCACCGACGCCATTGCGATCGAGCCTGGACAAACCATCACCAGCGAAGCTCTTGTACTGATCACGGGCCCGAGCGCTCACGAAGTTCTGGCTCGATACGGCGATGCCTGCTCTGAGCTGATGGGAGTACGCTCGCGATTTGCGGAACCCCCGACGGGCTGGCTGTCCTGGTATTGCTTCTACGGAGAGGTGACCGAAGAAGACGTCCTGAGACAGCTGGATACGCTGGCTAGCGAGTACTCGTACGCGCGCCCCAAGTACGTCGTCATCGACTCGGGGTGGTACCCGGAAAGCGGCTGGGGGGACTGGGAACCCAACTCCAAATTCCCCCACGGCATGAAATGGCTGGCAGACCGCATCCGCGAGGCAGGATTCGCCCCTGGACTGTGGTTCTCCCCGCTTCTCGTCTCCGCCACCTCACGGCTCGCTCGAGAACGTCCGGAACTGCTTCTTCGTCAGAGTGACGGGCGACCTGTGGCGACAATGGGAACCGCGATCTGGGACCACGCGGCCGAGGGCGCGACGGGGGCCGGCGTCGATGTCGTCGAGGACGCAGAGACAGTTCGATTCGCCCTCGATCTCGGATCAGATTCGGTGCACGCGTGGCTGGAAGAGCTCTTCAACCGTGTCCGTCATGAGTGGGGCTACGAGTTCGTCAAACTCGACTTCCTCATCCGCGCACTGGTCACGGATCGCGGGCTCTCGCCAGACCGGCCAGGTCGAGGCCACGACGTGGTTCGTCATTCGGGGGTAACCGCCGTCGAGGGATACCGTCGAGCGCTCAGAACCGTACGGCGCGCAGTCGGCGAGGACTGCTTCATCCTCGGGTGCGCCGCACCACTGGTCGCGAGCGCAGGCGACCTGATCGATGCGAATCGAATGACGCCTGACATCACGCGTCGCAACTACGGCGACGCCCCGCTTCCTGACCGCCCCTCTTCCTGGGAACTCGTCTTGATGTGCGCTCGCAGCCTTGCGCTTCGATACGCATTCAACGGACGCATTGGCTGGAACGATTCCGACGTCCTCATCGTGCGGGATCGGCCTCTCCCTGGGATCTCAGACTCGTTCAGCCCGACCGTTGCCGAGGCGCAAGTCTGGACAACCATCGTCGCCGCGGCCGGAGGGATCACGTTCCTCGGAGATGACCTCAGTCGTCTCACCGCGGAGAGACGAGAACTCACACGATTGGCCTTTCCGCCACTCCCAACTGCGGCTACGCCATGGGACCTGCTGAGTGCACCTGCTCCCCGAATCTGGGTCAACTCCTCAGCCAGCTTGGGGCATAGTCAGCCCGCTCGCATCGCTGTGATCAACTGGAGCGATGATCAGGAAGTCGTTGACGTCCCGATCGCCGCGCTCGAGGCCGCGGGTGTGGACGCGCAGTACGGCATCTCGGCCGTCGACCTCTGGAGCGGGGAGAAGACAACCCACGGCCCTCTGCCCTCCCGAGGGCTGTCGGTCCCGCTCGCCGGCCGATCTGTGCGGTGGCTTCAGGTCCTGCCGATGCGGCGGCCGTGGAGTGATCAGGGCCGTGTCGACGCGTCCCGGCTTCGATAG
- a CDS encoding fumarylacetoacetate hydrolase family protein: MKLIRIGALGNERPAALIDPQHYVDLGDVVEDFDGDFFAHDSLDSLAEVVRVRIAAAEVRKLGNQRLGSPIARPHQIICVGLNYVDHAAETGQAVPAEPILFSKSPNTAVGPYDDVRLPRGATKTDWEVELGIIIGARTSYLESDDDARESIAGWVLVNDVSERAFQLERGGQWLKGKSSETFNPIGPWLATKDEIPDASMLDMRLDVNGVRRQTGNTSTMIFDPYFIVRYVSQFMVLEPGDLINTGTPPGVGMGWNPPIWLKPGDVMELEISGLGVQRQVVVGAR, from the coding sequence ATGAAACTGATTCGAATCGGCGCTCTCGGTAACGAACGTCCCGCTGCGCTCATCGACCCGCAACACTATGTCGATCTCGGCGACGTCGTCGAAGATTTCGACGGCGACTTCTTCGCGCACGATAGCCTCGATTCTCTCGCCGAGGTTGTTCGGGTGCGCATCGCTGCCGCCGAAGTGCGCAAGCTGGGTAACCAACGTCTCGGATCGCCCATCGCACGACCGCACCAGATCATCTGCGTCGGTCTCAACTACGTTGATCACGCCGCAGAGACCGGGCAGGCAGTTCCTGCGGAACCGATCCTGTTCTCCAAATCACCGAACACCGCGGTCGGACCTTACGATGATGTGCGGCTACCCCGCGGAGCGACGAAAACCGATTGGGAGGTCGAACTCGGCATCATCATTGGTGCTCGAACTTCGTACCTTGAGTCAGACGATGACGCCCGGGAGTCGATAGCGGGCTGGGTCCTCGTCAACGACGTCAGCGAACGAGCGTTTCAGCTTGAGAGAGGTGGACAGTGGCTGAAAGGCAAGTCGTCCGAGACCTTCAACCCGATCGGCCCATGGCTTGCCACCAAGGACGAGATACCTGATGCATCGATGCTTGACATGCGACTCGACGTGAACGGCGTGCGGCGACAAACAGGCAACACGTCCACGATGATCTTCGACCCATACTTCATCGTCCGCTATGTCTCGCAGTTCATGGTGCTGGAGCCCGGGGATCTCATCAATACAGGCACACCCCCGGGAGTGGGCATGGGGTGGAATCCGCCCATCTGGCTCAAGCCTGGTGACGTCATGGAGCTCGAGATCTCGGGCCTCGGCGTTCAGCGGCAAGTGGTAGTGGGCGCGCGATGA
- a CDS encoding SDR family NAD(P)-dependent oxidoreductase yields the protein MRRALITGGASGLGAATATRLRAEGYEVITLDRRGDADIRLDITDQDALAAAGTEIGVVDVLVNSAGIVGPNRALIDTTAKEWRDVLEINVIGTVATMRTFLPGMIERRWGRIVNLASMAGKDGNPQLSAYSASKAAVIALTKSVGKEVATTGVLINAVAPAVIATPMNDNTSAEVLERITGLIPMRRPGRAEEVAELIAWLCSDRVSFSTGAVYDISGGRATY from the coding sequence ATGAGGCGCGCCCTGATCACGGGCGGCGCGAGCGGTCTCGGCGCAGCCACAGCAACACGTCTACGGGCCGAAGGGTACGAAGTCATCACGCTCGATCGTCGCGGCGATGCCGACATTCGCCTCGACATCACAGATCAGGACGCGCTGGCGGCTGCAGGCACGGAGATTGGAGTCGTTGATGTACTCGTGAACTCCGCAGGGATCGTCGGCCCGAATCGCGCTCTCATCGATACAACCGCCAAAGAGTGGCGCGATGTTCTCGAGATCAATGTGATCGGCACTGTGGCAACCATGCGCACCTTCTTGCCTGGAATGATCGAGCGTCGGTGGGGTCGGATCGTGAACCTCGCGAGCATGGCCGGAAAGGACGGGAACCCTCAACTCTCCGCGTATTCGGCCTCAAAGGCGGCAGTGATCGCCCTGACGAAATCCGTCGGTAAGGAAGTGGCCACAACGGGGGTCCTGATCAATGCCGTCGCGCCAGCGGTAATCGCTACCCCAATGAACGACAACACCAGCGCCGAGGTACTTGAAAGAATCACCGGCCTCATTCCAATGAGACGACCGGGTCGTGCCGAAGAAGTCGCCGAGCTCATCGCGTGGCTCTGCTCCGACCGGGTCAGCTTCTCGACCGGCGCGGTCTACGACATCAGCGGCGGACGCGCGACCTACTGA